One genomic window of Bradyrhizobium sp. CCGE-LA001 includes the following:
- a CDS encoding APC family permease, translated as MTDLSLNAAKPAPPATDAEPSLHRVMGPWLLLLFIVGDILGTGIYALTGQVANQVGGVVWLPFLVAFVVALITALSYLELVTKYPKAAGAALYTHKAFGIHFLTFIVAFAVMCSGITSASTASRAFSANMSNALGLGLSGFGITMTGLVFMAVVAAVNFRGVGESVKANVVLTCVELTGLLIIILIGLWAIGLGQGDVSRVMQFKASDTGLVWPVIAATTLAFFAMVGFEDSVNMAEECKEPTRDFPKVLLAGLFITGVIYVLVSISAITLVPPEQLGEGETPLLKVVQAGAPNFPVWIFGFITMFAVANSALINMLMASRLVYGMSREHVLPPVLGKVHAGRRTPYIAIGFTTLLAFALITFVGEVPALGGTTALLLLCVFTVVNIAVLVLRKDSVAHGHFRTPTILPVLGAISCAFLAGPWTGRAMVQYRVAGVLIAIGVVLWVITTVVNRAQGVRPEEPDMETIGGRGPVN; from the coding sequence ATGACCGATCTTTCCTTGAATGCCGCGAAACCTGCTCCACCTGCCACCGATGCCGAGCCGAGCCTGCACCGGGTCATGGGTCCGTGGCTCCTCCTGCTGTTCATCGTCGGCGACATTCTCGGCACCGGAATCTATGCGCTCACCGGCCAGGTGGCCAACCAGGTGGGAGGCGTCGTCTGGCTGCCGTTCCTCGTCGCCTTCGTCGTGGCGCTGATTACTGCGCTGAGCTATCTCGAACTCGTCACCAAGTATCCGAAGGCCGCAGGCGCCGCGCTCTACACCCACAAGGCGTTCGGCATCCATTTTTTAACGTTCATCGTTGCGTTTGCGGTGATGTGCTCGGGGATTACATCCGCTTCCACTGCCTCTCGAGCTTTCTCTGCAAACATGTCGAACGCGCTTGGCTTGGGCTTGTCGGGGTTCGGCATCACCATGACTGGTCTCGTCTTCATGGCGGTTGTTGCCGCGGTCAATTTTCGCGGCGTCGGCGAAAGTGTAAAAGCGAACGTTGTTCTGACTTGCGTCGAGCTAACCGGTCTGCTGATCATCATCTTGATCGGTCTGTGGGCGATCGGCCTTGGCCAGGGTGACGTCTCGCGTGTCATGCAGTTTAAGGCGAGCGATACCGGTCTGGTCTGGCCGGTGATTGCCGCGACCACGCTCGCCTTCTTCGCCATGGTCGGCTTCGAAGATTCCGTTAACATGGCCGAGGAATGCAAGGAACCGACACGGGATTTTCCAAAAGTGCTGCTCGCCGGCCTATTCATCACGGGCGTAATCTACGTGCTGGTCTCAATCTCGGCGATTACGCTGGTTCCGCCGGAGCAGCTCGGCGAAGGAGAGACGCCGCTGTTGAAAGTGGTGCAGGCCGGCGCGCCGAACTTTCCGGTCTGGATCTTCGGCTTCATCACCATGTTTGCGGTCGCCAACTCCGCGCTGATCAACATGCTGATGGCGAGCCGACTCGTCTACGGCATGAGCCGCGAGCATGTGTTGCCGCCGGTGCTTGGCAAGGTGCATGCGGGTCGCCGCACGCCCTATATCGCGATCGGCTTCACCACGCTGCTGGCGTTCGCACTGATCACCTTCGTCGGCGAAGTGCCTGCGCTCGGTGGAACGACCGCGCTGCTGCTGCTCTGCGTGTTCACGGTGGTCAATATCGCGGTTTTGGTGCTGCGCAAGGATAGCGTCGCGCACGGCCATTTTCGCACGCCGACGATCCTGCCGGTATTGGGGGCAATCTCCTGCGCATTCCTGGCCGGGCCATGGACCGGACGGGCGATGGTTCAGTACCGCGTCGCGGGGGTCTTGATCGCCATCGGTGTCGTGCTCTGGGTGATCACGACGGTGGTCAACCGCGCCCAAGGCGTCAGGCCAGAGGAGCCAGACATGGAGACGATCGGCGGCCGAGGACCTGTGAACTAG
- a CDS encoding helix-turn-helix domain-containing protein, translating into MSERTLQRRITVEGHSFRALPVAARRELCEQLPAKSEIGIDEIAFLLGYQDTTSFHRAFPNGEA; encoded by the coding sequence ATGAGCGAACGGACCTTGCAGCGCCGGATCACCGTGGAGGGCCATAGCTTCCGCGCTCTCCCGGTTGCCGCCAGACGGGAGCTGTGTGAGCAGCTGCCTGCCAAAAGCGAGATTGGGATCGACGAGATCGCCTTCCTGCTCGGTTATCAGGACACAACCTCCTTCCACCGTGCCTTCCCGAATGGGGAGGCGTGA
- a CDS encoding SDR family oxidoreductase has product MRVNVVSPGWIMTESSVDLLKRLQAANGGTIKEARQVVLDSLGGISIGRAAEPYEVADVIAYLASDRAASIHGAEFVIDGGIVPPSDQRDQFTLGRAGLA; this is encoded by the coding sequence GTGCGGGTCAACGTCGTCTCCCCCGGCTGGATCATGACCGAGTCCTCCGTCGACCTGTTGAAACGTCTGCAGGCCGCCAACGGCGGCACGATCAAAGAGGCGCGGCAAGTCGTCCTCGACAGTCTGGGCGGGATTTCCATCGGGCGTGCGGCCGAACCTTATGAGGTCGCCGACGTCATCGCCTACCTGGCTTCGGATCGCGCCGCCTCGATCCACGGCGCTGAGTTTGTCATCGACGGCGGCATCGTCCCGCCGTCTGATCAAAGGGACCAGTTCACGCTTGGCCGAGCTGGCCTGGCGTGA
- a CDS encoding M23 family metallopeptidase produces the protein MSKSSAQYSQYPQHHPHDHGRAFQRRAAAPAPVAIPLPAADDAYTIVHAGKQVRFGPVVFWIVVGTVVLLGLWSIATATYFAFRDDVLTRLVARQAEMQYAYEDRIAELRARVDRATSRQLLDQEQFDQKLDQIMKRQTALESRATALGAMPDVTGSIPRAAQQRGDAGQTQGIPKPSPISDTVIFVAPPDREARLESRAPTVAAPPTSQSAKNQGFDNVLVRLTTSLDQVERRQMAALNAVEEGMDSRMRRMRGVVSDLGLNLAHLESAVPRSAMGGPFVPVKLTANAGPFEKQLNRINVTRAELDRLNRTLALVPYRKPVIGEVEFTSGFGVRSDPFLGRPAMHTGLDFRAATGDPVRVTAYGKVVSAGWSGGYGRLVEVDHGNGLSTRYGHLSEINVKVGEVVKIGQVIGLVGSTGRSTGPHLHYETRIEGEAVDPQKFLRAGVRLSAG, from the coding sequence ATGTCGAAAAGTTCTGCCCAATACTCGCAGTACCCCCAACATCATCCTCACGACCACGGACGGGCCTTCCAACGCCGCGCTGCCGCCCCAGCGCCGGTCGCAATTCCCCTTCCCGCAGCCGACGACGCCTACACCATCGTCCATGCCGGCAAGCAGGTCCGCTTCGGGCCTGTGGTGTTCTGGATCGTGGTCGGCACGGTCGTGCTGCTCGGGCTGTGGTCGATCGCGACGGCCACCTATTTCGCCTTCCGCGACGACGTCCTGACCCGCCTGGTGGCCCGTCAGGCCGAGATGCAATACGCCTATGAAGACCGCATCGCCGAGCTGCGCGCCCGGGTCGACCGCGCCACCAGCCGGCAGCTGCTCGACCAGGAACAGTTCGACCAGAAGCTCGATCAGATCATGAAGCGCCAGACGGCGCTGGAGTCCCGGGCCACGGCGCTCGGCGCCATGCCTGACGTGACCGGATCAATCCCGCGCGCGGCACAGCAGCGCGGCGACGCTGGCCAGACGCAGGGCATACCGAAGCCGTCGCCGATCAGCGACACCGTGATCTTCGTGGCGCCGCCGGATCGCGAAGCGCGGCTCGAATCGCGCGCGCCGACCGTCGCAGCGCCCCCGACCAGCCAATCTGCCAAGAACCAGGGCTTCGACAATGTCCTGGTGCGGCTCACGACGTCGCTCGACCAGGTCGAGCGGCGCCAGATGGCAGCGCTCAACGCCGTCGAGGAAGGCATGGATTCGCGCATGCGCCGGATGCGCGGCGTCGTCAGCGATCTCGGCCTCAACCTCGCCCATCTCGAATCCGCCGTTCCGCGCAGCGCGATGGGCGGGCCCTTCGTTCCCGTCAAGCTGACGGCCAATGCCGGCCCCTTCGAGAAGCAGCTCAATCGCATCAACGTCACCCGCGCCGAGCTCGACCGTCTCAATCGCACGCTGGCGCTGGTGCCCTATCGCAAGCCGGTCATCGGCGAGGTCGAGTTCACGTCCGGGTTCGGCGTGCGCAGCGATCCCTTCCTCGGCCGGCCCGCGATGCATACCGGGCTCGACTTCCGCGCCGCCACCGGCGATCCCGTCCGCGTCACGGCCTACGGCAAGGTGGTCTCGGCCGGCTGGTCCGGCGGCTACGGCCGCTTGGTCGAGGTCGATCACGGCAATGGGCTTTCGACCCGCTACGGCCATCTCTCCGAGATCAACGTCAAGGTCGGCGAGGTCGTGAAGATCGGCCAGGTGATCGGTCTCGTCGGTTCGACCGGCCGCTCCACGGGCCCGCATCTGCACTACGAGACGCGCATCGAGGGCGAAGCCGTCGATCCGCAGAAATTCCTGCGCGCCGGCGTGCGACTGAGCGCAGGCTAG